A part of Melittangium boletus DSM 14713 genomic DNA contains:
- a CDS encoding AMP-binding protein, producing the protein MSTHPETLVDLARQRAGSGGDRPVYTLLSDGQAVDRLSFAMLQAHAVAVAARLHEHTAVGDRVLILCPPGLDYIRAFFGCLFGHRIAVPAYPPRNNRHMLRLLAIIQDSQATCVLTTRALRDKLRASLEASGEQGRAEIVAVDEVEPTPERSWDGPAPRASEVAFLQYTSGSTGTPKGVMVTHGNLMMNSAMSRDAFELTSDSVNVSWLPLFHDMGLMGMLQGVFSGMHTLLMSPLDFVTRPSRWLEAISKYRASISGGPNFAYELCTTKVSDEELRALDLSCWRIAFNGSEPVQAEVLRRFSDRFQASGFRHQAHYPCYGLAEATLFATGSAGPREPVIKTLSRSRLVEHEVREVMDSQEDAKHLVSCGRAFHDEVIQIVEPESRTALPEGRLGEVWLSGSHVARGYWRNEQATLETFQATLPDDPRSYLRTGDLGFLDRGELFITGRLKDLIIVRGQNHYPQDIELTAQQSHPALVAGAGAAFSLSPTEGSAPEGTERVVLVQEVRRTARHQPLGGVIAAIKEAITEALGLEMHQIVLVQEQSIPKTSSGKIQRRQTRQLFLEDGLKRLSLEEGGALPAGTQALLRAPPAEARSLLEKTVKSLASQVLKRPFILLDVRQPLKNYGLNEATAQALRTRLHEELGVELAGTIPESASIGHLAELLLTQLVGSRAE; encoded by the coding sequence GTGAGCACGCATCCCGAGACCCTGGTCGATCTGGCACGTCAGCGCGCCGGGTCCGGCGGTGACCGTCCGGTGTACACCCTGCTGTCGGACGGGCAGGCCGTGGATCGGCTCAGCTTCGCTATGCTCCAGGCGCACGCGGTCGCGGTCGCGGCGCGGCTCCATGAGCACACGGCGGTCGGAGATCGGGTCCTCATCCTGTGCCCGCCGGGACTCGACTACATCCGTGCGTTCTTCGGCTGCTTGTTCGGCCATCGCATCGCGGTGCCCGCGTATCCGCCGCGCAACAACCGGCACATGCTGCGCCTGCTGGCCATCATCCAGGACAGTCAGGCCACCTGTGTCCTGACGACCCGTGCCCTTCGCGACAAGCTGCGCGCGAGCCTCGAGGCCAGCGGCGAGCAGGGCCGCGCGGAAATCGTCGCGGTGGACGAGGTGGAGCCGACGCCGGAGCGGAGCTGGGATGGGCCCGCGCCCCGGGCGTCCGAGGTGGCGTTCCTGCAATACACCTCGGGGTCCACGGGCACGCCCAAGGGCGTCATGGTGACGCACGGCAACTTGATGATGAACAGCGCCATGAGCCGGGACGCTTTCGAGCTGACCTCCGACTCCGTCAACGTCTCGTGGCTGCCGCTGTTCCATGACATGGGCCTCATGGGCATGCTCCAGGGCGTCTTCTCGGGCATGCACACGCTCCTGATGTCGCCGCTCGACTTCGTCACCCGGCCCTCTCGCTGGCTGGAGGCGATCTCGAAGTACCGGGCCTCGATCAGCGGTGGACCCAACTTCGCCTACGAGCTGTGCACCACCAAGGTCTCCGACGAGGAACTCCGAGCCCTGGATCTGTCGTGCTGGCGCATCGCTTTCAATGGCTCGGAGCCCGTGCAGGCCGAGGTGCTGCGGCGCTTCAGCGACCGCTTCCAGGCGAGCGGGTTCCGGCACCAGGCGCATTACCCCTGCTATGGCCTGGCCGAGGCGACCCTGTTCGCCACGGGCTCCGCCGGTCCGCGCGAGCCGGTGATCAAGACCCTGTCCAGGTCGCGGCTGGTGGAGCACGAGGTGCGCGAGGTGATGGACTCCCAGGAGGATGCCAAGCACCTCGTGAGCTGCGGGCGGGCGTTTCACGACGAGGTCATCCAGATCGTGGAGCCCGAGTCACGCACCGCGCTGCCAGAGGGCCGGTTGGGAGAGGTCTGGCTGTCCGGCTCCCATGTGGCCCGGGGTTACTGGCGCAACGAGCAGGCGACCCTGGAGACCTTCCAGGCCACGCTCCCGGATGACCCCCGGAGCTACCTGCGCACGGGGGACCTGGGCTTCCTGGACCGGGGAGAGCTCTTCATCACCGGACGGCTCAAGGATTTGATCATCGTCCGAGGGCAGAACCATTACCCCCAGGACATCGAGCTCACCGCCCAGCAGAGCCACCCCGCGCTGGTGGCGGGCGCTGGCGCGGCGTTCTCGCTGTCGCCCACGGAGGGGTCGGCTCCCGAGGGTACCGAGCGCGTCGTGCTGGTGCAGGAGGTGCGCCGGACCGCTCGCCACCAGCCGCTCGGGGGGGTGATCGCCGCGATCAAGGAGGCGATTACCGAGGCCCTGGGCTTGGAAATGCACCAGATCGTCCTGGTGCAGGAGCAGAGCATCCCGAAGACCTCCAGTGGGAAGATCCAGCGTCGGCAGACCCGGCAGCTCTTTCTCGAGGATGGGTTGAAGCGGCTCTCCCTCGAAGAGGGCGGCGCGCTGCCGGCGGGGACACAGGCGCTGTTGCGTGCTCCTCCCGCGGAGGCCCGGTCCTTGCTGGAGAAGACCGTCAAGAGCCTGGCCTCCCAGGTGCTCAAGCGCCCCTTCATCCTGCTCGACGTGCGCCAGCCCTTGAAGAACTACGGCTTGAACGAGGCCACCGCCCAGGCCCTGCGCACCCGACTGCACGAAGAACTCGGCGTCGAGCTCGCCGGGACGATTCCGGAGTCCGCCTCGATTGGTCACCTGGCCGAGCTGCTGCTCACCCAGCTCGTGGGTTCACGCGCCGAGTAA
- a CDS encoding MFS transporter codes for MSQPGQAKISAYYVYYVASQAVFDRGIFILFLMSRQFSGEQIGLLQAALFWATVASEVPTGVIGDRYGRKLSVSLGLGLFILYCASVIFFSGFLPFLLLYCVYGVAKSFISGSDRALLFDYLRVHGREGDFLRIDSRSRALGALAMALAIAAGGYLQRVSWSLVYVAYGLALGVSLLAWSRIRDVQSEEMSGSAHEARVGILQQLRQFFLEQPGRGLMMIILASALLVGTITPYYIFSQAIFKEHGLEPYQIGAVIAVSEILAAVAYLLAERVSRLISLEYAFYLASAVTAGLLLLNQVNDLHLLVVIFLMIVSLGPLFEVLVGNHLISKVPAPIRASAMSIVSFVESMVISVGYLGYGYALELYDVRQFVAASALLPCLAAWCAFVYFNRAKGALA; via the coding sequence GTGAGCCAGCCCGGACAGGCGAAGATCTCGGCGTATTACGTCTATTACGTCGCCAGCCAGGCCGTGTTCGATCGCGGCATCTTCATCTTGTTCCTCATGTCGAGGCAGTTCTCGGGAGAGCAGATCGGGCTGCTCCAGGCCGCGCTCTTCTGGGCGACCGTCGCCTCGGAGGTTCCCACCGGCGTCATCGGGGATCGCTACGGCAGGAAGCTGAGCGTGAGCCTCGGCCTGGGCCTGTTCATCCTCTACTGCGCGAGCGTCATCTTCTTCTCCGGGTTCTTGCCTTTCCTGCTCCTGTATTGCGTCTACGGCGTCGCCAAGAGCTTCATCTCGGGGTCGGACCGAGCGCTCCTCTTCGACTATCTGAGGGTGCATGGCCGCGAGGGGGACTTCCTGCGCATCGACTCGCGCTCCAGGGCCCTGGGGGCTCTCGCCATGGCCCTGGCCATCGCGGCGGGGGGCTACCTCCAGCGCGTGTCCTGGTCGCTGGTCTATGTCGCGTATGGGCTGGCGCTCGGGGTCAGCCTCCTGGCCTGGTCACGGATCCGGGACGTCCAGTCGGAGGAGATGTCGGGCTCGGCGCACGAGGCGAGGGTCGGCATCCTCCAACAGCTTCGCCAGTTCTTCCTCGAGCAGCCCGGCCGCGGCCTGATGATGATCATCCTGGCGTCGGCGCTCCTGGTGGGGACGATCACCCCGTACTACATCTTCTCCCAGGCCATCTTCAAAGAGCACGGCCTGGAGCCCTACCAGATTGGTGCGGTCATCGCCGTGTCGGAGATCCTGGCCGCCGTGGCCTACCTGTTGGCCGAGCGCGTCTCACGCCTGATATCGCTCGAGTATGCGTTCTACCTGGCCTCGGCGGTGACCGCGGGTCTGCTGCTGCTCAACCAGGTGAATGACCTGCACCTGTTGGTGGTCATCTTCCTGATGATCGTCTCCTTGGGCCCCCTGTTCGAGGTGCTCGTGGGCAACCACCTCATCAGCAAGGTGCCCGCGCCCATCCGGGCCTCGGCCATGTCCATTGTCTCGTTCGTGGAGTCCATGGTCATCAGCGTGGGGTATCTCGGTTACGGCTACGCCCTCGAGCTGTACGATGTCCGCCAGTTCGTCGCGGCCAGTGCGCTCCTTCCCTGTCTGGCGGCCTGGTGCGCGTTCGTCTATTTCAATCGAGCGAAAGGTGCCCTCGCGTGA
- a CDS encoding M20/M25/M40 family metallo-hydrolase — MTRGGLFAGLAVAVLFVGAWVAYRPVLAPLREEPGSAAGGAADFHWRQVAERLRIISSGSHFIGTQAHREVYQYLLAEAAKNPGVQVELQTVEDSYRAWDPFAIATVNNVVARLPGTQGERSVLVVAHYDSAPTSPGAADDGTAVAAMLEVLRLMASGPRPRNDLLFLFADAEEVGSMGADAFLAARTPAERARIAAVLNFDARGNRGPVVMFETSRDNGWLIERFATASPSPVGHSLASTIYGLLKNDTDFSVFRDAGLNGLNFAYFDGLEVYHSREESAAAVDPRSIQHQGDQMLALVRQLANEDLSRVASPPVIYFDVLGLFVVRYGRWLSQLLLLPCGVGWGLLVFRGVRSGRLRLGRCGVAIAVSLGAVLLSALLAWGAWGAVRWIEPRYTLLPGETSPSTEGYFIGLLVLSSAVLLGCAHAARRILTPAELAVGALTPWTVLAVLSVFLLPDTSYFFQWPQLCGLGLLGFMLRARGQPPELSPIALGLAPLLFVPSIVLVVPLTRLLYAAFGMTGIALVIALWSLWLILLVPYLHAVLGGALVWGARLGFVAGGLIFLAAFVLRVFDPTQPSMNSLVYLLDTDQKKAFWVSADPFLDEWTGPILGADVRRESLEHYFPYVDWKVFVAETAVRDHPAPELEVLSDTREGSRRKLTLRLRPRLEASMLELRVSPAKLLGVEVAGKFHGPDELRSEWGRLIFQFWTPATTGNDMTLILEQGLPLELRLSEVRYGSEATEPLLPRPRPADKSPYPFGWFSDSVRVTHTVRL; from the coding sequence ATGACCCGCGGAGGCTTGTTCGCCGGCCTCGCGGTCGCCGTGTTGTTCGTGGGCGCGTGGGTGGCGTACCGACCCGTGCTCGCGCCGCTCCGGGAGGAGCCCGGGAGCGCCGCTGGAGGCGCGGCGGACTTTCACTGGCGCCAGGTCGCCGAACGGCTCCGCATCATCTCCTCCGGGAGCCACTTCATTGGGACCCAGGCGCACCGCGAGGTGTACCAGTACCTCCTGGCGGAGGCCGCGAAGAATCCCGGAGTCCAGGTCGAGCTCCAGACGGTGGAGGACAGCTACCGGGCGTGGGATCCCTTCGCCATCGCCACGGTGAACAATGTCGTGGCGCGGCTGCCGGGCACGCAGGGCGAGCGGAGTGTGTTGGTGGTGGCGCACTATGACTCGGCGCCCACCAGTCCTGGCGCGGCCGATGACGGGACCGCGGTGGCCGCGATGCTGGAGGTGTTGCGCCTCATGGCGAGCGGACCTCGGCCGCGCAATGACCTCCTCTTCCTGTTCGCCGACGCCGAAGAGGTGGGCTCCATGGGGGCGGATGCGTTCCTGGCGGCGCGTACACCCGCGGAGAGAGCGCGGATCGCGGCGGTCCTGAACTTCGATGCGCGTGGGAACCGGGGGCCGGTGGTCATGTTCGAGACCAGCCGCGACAACGGCTGGCTCATCGAGCGGTTCGCCACCGCGAGCCCTTCTCCGGTGGGCCACTCCCTGGCGAGCACCATCTACGGTCTGTTGAAGAACGATACCGACTTCTCGGTCTTCCGTGATGCCGGCCTGAACGGCCTGAACTTCGCCTATTTCGACGGGTTGGAGGTCTACCACTCCCGAGAGGAGTCGGCCGCCGCCGTCGATCCCCGCAGCATCCAACACCAGGGCGATCAGATGCTGGCCCTGGTGCGCCAATTGGCGAACGAGGACTTGAGCCGTGTCGCCAGCCCGCCGGTCATCTACTTCGATGTGCTGGGTCTGTTCGTGGTCCGCTACGGACGCTGGCTGAGCCAGTTGCTCCTGCTGCCGTGCGGTGTGGGGTGGGGGTTGTTGGTTTTCCGGGGCGTGCGTTCGGGGCGCCTGCGGCTCGGACGCTGTGGGGTGGCGATCGCCGTCTCGCTGGGGGCCGTGCTCCTCTCCGCGCTGCTGGCTTGGGGGGCGTGGGGCGCGGTGCGCTGGATCGAGCCCCGGTACACGCTGCTGCCCGGAGAGACGTCTCCCTCCACGGAGGGCTATTTCATCGGACTGCTGGTGCTGTCGTCGGCGGTGCTCCTCGGGTGCGCGCATGCCGCCAGGCGCATCCTGACGCCCGCGGAGCTGGCGGTTGGCGCGCTGACGCCCTGGACGGTGTTGGCCGTGCTGAGTGTGTTCCTGCTGCCGGATACCAGCTACTTCTTCCAGTGGCCTCAGCTCTGCGGTCTGGGACTGCTCGGCTTCATGTTGCGCGCGCGCGGTCAGCCTCCCGAGCTGTCCCCCATTGCCCTGGGGCTCGCCCCCCTGCTGTTCGTGCCCTCCATCGTCCTGGTCGTCCCGCTCACCCGGCTGCTCTATGCCGCGTTTGGCATGACGGGCATCGCCCTGGTGATTGCCCTGTGGTCCCTGTGGTTGATTCTCCTCGTGCCGTATCTCCACGCCGTCCTGGGGGGCGCGTTGGTGTGGGGGGCTCGCCTCGGCTTCGTCGCGGGCGGTCTGATCTTCCTGGCGGCGTTCGTCCTGCGGGTCTTCGATCCGACCCAGCCGAGCATGAACTCCCTGGTGTACCTCCTGGACACCGACCAGAAGAAGGCGTTCTGGGTCTCGGCGGATCCCTTCCTCGACGAATGGACTGGACCCATCCTCGGAGCGGACGTCCGGCGGGAGTCACTGGAGCACTACTTCCCCTACGTGGACTGGAAGGTGTTCGTGGCCGAGACCGCCGTGCGAGACCATCCCGCCCCGGAGCTCGAGGTCCTGTCGGATACCCGCGAGGGCTCGCGGAGGAAGCTGACCCTCCGCCTGCGGCCACGGCTCGAGGCCTCGATGCTCGAGCTGCGGGTCTCCCCAGCGAAGCTCCTGGGGGTCGAGGTCGCCGGCAAGTTCCACGGACCCGACGAGCTGCGCAGTGAATGGGGACGGCTGATCTTCCAATTCTGGACCCCGGCCACGACAGGAAACGACATGACGCTGATCCTGGAGCAGGGCCTCCCCCTGGAGCTGCGTCTGAGCGAGGTGCGGTACGGGAGCGAGGCCACGGAGCCGCTGTTGCCTCGACCGCGGCCCGCGGACAAGAGCCCGTATCCTTTTGGTTGGTTCTCGGACTCGGTGCGTGTCACCCACACGGTGCGGTTGTGA
- a CDS encoding HTTM domain-containing protein, whose amino-acid sequence MFRKKIESFLFAQPNLDFRIFVVRLAVSLVTVSYVLIGPFDRFHVDAAPLLYRPVGPFSFIPELGYGGYYFLKYAVVVSGITFALGFKSRLSNAVFALTYFVFAYYVGHFSTQLFSYITHLNFFAIILCFVDSSRFWSLDWVLDPSRRDQPYSLARREFASFALAFMQLYLIAFYVQAGVNKLLIGGVDWFLTGATPYYGTLVSGTEPGLALTRFPWVFKGVSLFTGFFEMGFFLILWKRLRWPFAVSVIGFHFGILLSMNIFFYQLSAVVPLLFLFEDTRDHRKALVGLGAYALFIGALMSLTPLPARPLGTTETPLQAPIQAQPTVRLSE is encoded by the coding sequence ATGTTTCGCAAGAAGATTGAAAGCTTCCTCTTCGCCCAACCCAACCTCGACTTCCGCATCTTCGTGGTCCGGTTGGCGGTGAGCCTCGTGACGGTGAGCTATGTGCTCATCGGCCCGTTTGATCGTTTTCACGTGGATGCGGCCCCTCTGCTCTATCGCCCGGTCGGCCCGTTCAGCTTCATTCCGGAGCTCGGGTATGGAGGCTATTACTTCCTGAAGTACGCGGTGGTCGTCAGTGGCATCACGTTCGCCCTGGGCTTCAAGAGCCGGCTCTCCAATGCCGTCTTCGCCCTCACCTACTTCGTCTTCGCGTATTACGTGGGGCACTTCAGCACCCAGTTGTTCAGCTACATCACCCACCTGAACTTCTTCGCGATCATCCTCTGCTTCGTGGATTCGTCGCGGTTCTGGTCGCTCGACTGGGTGCTCGATCCCTCGCGCCGGGACCAACCGTACTCCCTGGCCCGGCGCGAGTTCGCGTCGTTCGCGCTGGCCTTCATGCAGCTCTACCTGATCGCGTTCTACGTGCAGGCCGGTGTGAACAAGCTGCTGATCGGCGGCGTGGACTGGTTCCTGACGGGAGCAACGCCCTATTACGGAACGCTCGTCTCGGGAACGGAACCGGGTCTGGCCTTGACCCGATTTCCCTGGGTGTTCAAGGGCGTCAGTCTGTTCACCGGCTTTTTCGAGATGGGCTTCTTCCTGATCCTCTGGAAGCGGCTCCGCTGGCCCTTCGCCGTCAGCGTGATTGGATTCCATTTTGGAATCCTGCTGAGCATGAACATCTTCTTCTATCAGCTCTCCGCGGTGGTGCCGCTGCTCTTCCTCTTCGAGGACACTCGCGATCACCGCAAGGCGCTCGTGGGGCTCGGGGCGTATGCCCTCTTCATCGGAGCGCTGATGTCCCTGACACCACTGCCCGCCCGGCCACTCGGGACCACCGAGACACCGCTCCAGGCACCCATCCAGGCCCAGCCTACGGTGCGTTTGAGCGAGTGA
- a CDS encoding cupin-like domain-containing protein, with protein MQSFVGDIERRDTFPSHEEFVREFMSVSRPVLFTRAMADWSAWSAWNLDWLERQHGSVLLKGKQLSVRDWIAKMKDALANGRIEYLSVPIEEIPGLAKDFSLPDYYRFELLRRTETWIGPAGTRTPLHCDYSENLFCQVIGRKRFQLYSPDAISALEPAIDYALYRDYVPEYIAHERNGRGDDLETILAHEPVKPRFDFVIEPGEVMYLPYGWFHRVSGLEFSWSISSRWVTPGMILRRLPSVVANTLKGEPARSVKKIREELTRSNAP; from the coding sequence TTGCAATCCTTTGTTGGCGACATCGAGAGGCGGGACACCTTCCCCTCCCATGAGGAGTTCGTTCGCGAGTTCATGAGCGTGTCCCGGCCGGTCTTGTTCACTCGGGCCATGGCCGATTGGTCCGCCTGGTCGGCGTGGAACCTCGACTGGCTCGAGCGGCAGCACGGCTCGGTTCTCCTGAAGGGAAAGCAGCTGTCCGTTCGCGATTGGATCGCGAAGATGAAGGACGCCCTGGCGAACGGGCGCATCGAGTATTTGAGCGTTCCGATCGAGGAAATCCCCGGGCTGGCCAAGGACTTCTCGCTGCCCGATTACTACCGATTCGAGCTGCTGCGCCGGACGGAGACCTGGATCGGTCCGGCGGGGACCCGCACTCCCTTGCACTGTGACTATTCGGAGAACCTCTTCTGCCAGGTCATCGGCCGCAAGCGGTTCCAGCTCTACTCACCGGATGCGATCTCCGCCCTCGAGCCCGCTATCGATTACGCCCTCTACCGGGACTATGTCCCCGAGTACATCGCCCACGAGCGCAATGGCCGGGGGGATGATCTTGAGACGATCCTCGCCCACGAGCCCGTCAAGCCCAGGTTCGATTTCGTGATCGAACCGGGCGAGGTGATGTACCTCCCCTATGGTTGGTTCCACCGGGTGTCGGGACTCGAGTTCTCCTGGAGCATCAGCTCGCGTTGGGTCACGCCCGGCATGATCCTGCGCCGCCTGCCCAGTGTCGTGGCCAATACGCTCAAGGGCGAGCCGGCGCGCTCCGTGAAGAAGATCCGCGAGGAGCTCACTCGCTCAAACGCACCGTAG
- a CDS encoding response regulator: MSDTIDYKRLFALSPNPYMVLDRELRYVAANEAYLRVTASRLEDLVGRHILSAFPHDPQDPANVSARMLRDSFERVLARRAPDTLALIPYRVPMQTPEGIVVQDRFWSATHTPLLDERGEVAFILQHTVDVTELQQLKRNARAAQFAFEEGPPQEQLQAGILARARSVQEVNRTLDEERRHLRRLFEQAPGFVAILRGRELVFELTNPAYEQTVGHRNVLGKRVVDALPEVVEQGLPELLHRVMDTGEPFVGRGMLVRLQRTPGAPLTDTYLDFVYQPIVEPDGSIIGVFVQGNDISEQKRAEEELRRYRDHLEELVHERTQALAQTEAALRQSQKMEAVGKLTGGVAHDFNNLLQVISGNLQLLQREVAGREQGQRRLQAAIGAVERGAKLASQLLSFARRQPLEPSVINLGRLVRGMDDLLRRSLGEDIEVETVISGGLWNTFADPNQLENVILNLAINARDAMANTGKLTLEVSNASLDDHYAQLHSEVVPGQYVLLAISDTGSGMPPEVLERAFEPFFTTKPEGRGTGLGLSMVYGFVKQTGGHVKIYSEVGHGTTLKIYLPRAFQTEAEQVDVPTGPIEGGTETILVVEDDVEVRTTAVEMLSELGYRVLKAADGQSALAIIQSGVSVDLLFTDVVMPGPVRSPELARQAKAVLPEIEVLFTSGYTENAIVHGGRLDPGVNLLGKPYRREDLARKLRQLLRNRQQRLLQKEQQASRQRARAERPPEPPKKARLRVLLVEDDEDIRTSAYELLGILGHDVLAVSNAEEARGALSVDEFDVLFTDVSLPGMSGVELAREALRRRPGLRVIIASGYGNATEGWEQMKNVVVLPKPYALSQIERAMEQVVASRSER, encoded by the coding sequence ATGTCCGACACCATCGATTACAAGAGGCTCTTCGCCCTATCGCCCAATCCCTACATGGTGCTGGATCGTGAGCTGCGTTATGTCGCGGCGAACGAGGCCTACCTCCGGGTGACGGCGAGCCGGCTGGAGGACCTGGTGGGTCGGCACATCCTATCGGCGTTCCCCCATGATCCGCAGGATCCCGCCAACGTCAGCGCGCGCATGTTGCGCGACTCCTTCGAGCGGGTGTTGGCCCGGCGGGCGCCAGACACGCTGGCGCTCATTCCCTATCGGGTGCCGATGCAGACGCCCGAGGGCATTGTCGTCCAGGACCGCTTCTGGAGTGCCACCCACACGCCCCTGCTGGATGAGCGGGGCGAGGTGGCCTTCATCCTCCAGCACACCGTGGACGTGACGGAGTTGCAGCAGCTCAAGCGCAATGCGCGGGCCGCCCAGTTCGCTTTCGAGGAAGGGCCGCCGCAGGAGCAGCTCCAGGCGGGAATCCTCGCTCGGGCTCGCAGCGTCCAGGAGGTCAATCGGACCCTGGACGAGGAGCGCCGTCACCTGCGCCGTCTGTTCGAGCAGGCTCCTGGGTTCGTGGCCATCCTGCGGGGCCGCGAGCTGGTGTTCGAGCTGACCAACCCCGCCTATGAGCAGACCGTGGGTCACCGGAACGTGCTCGGCAAGCGCGTCGTGGATGCGCTGCCGGAGGTGGTGGAGCAGGGCCTTCCGGAACTGTTGCATCGGGTGATGGATACCGGCGAGCCGTTCGTCGGCCGTGGCATGCTCGTGCGCCTGCAGCGGACACCGGGCGCCCCCCTCACGGACACGTACCTCGACTTCGTGTATCAGCCCATCGTGGAGCCCGACGGGAGCATCATCGGCGTCTTCGTGCAGGGCAACGACATCTCCGAGCAGAAGCGCGCCGAGGAGGAGCTGCGCCGCTACCGCGACCATCTCGAGGAACTGGTGCATGAGCGCACCCAGGCGCTCGCGCAGACCGAGGCCGCCCTGCGCCAGTCCCAGAAGATGGAGGCGGTGGGCAAGCTCACGGGCGGCGTGGCGCATGACTTCAACAACCTGTTGCAGGTCATCTCCGGCAATCTCCAGCTCTTGCAACGCGAGGTGGCGGGCCGCGAACAGGGCCAGCGGCGGCTACAGGCCGCGATCGGCGCCGTGGAGCGAGGTGCGAAGCTCGCCTCCCAGCTGCTCTCCTTCGCCCGGCGTCAGCCGCTCGAACCCTCGGTCATCAACCTGGGCCGACTGGTGCGCGGCATGGATGACTTGCTGCGGCGCTCGCTCGGCGAGGACATCGAGGTCGAGACGGTGATCTCCGGCGGGTTGTGGAATACGTTCGCGGACCCCAACCAGCTCGAGAACGTCATCCTCAACCTGGCCATCAATGCCCGGGACGCGATGGCGAACACCGGGAAGCTGACCCTCGAGGTGAGCAATGCCAGTCTGGATGACCACTACGCCCAGCTTCACTCGGAGGTGGTTCCCGGCCAGTACGTGCTCCTGGCGATCTCCGACACAGGCAGCGGCATGCCTCCCGAGGTGTTGGAGCGGGCCTTCGAGCCGTTCTTCACCACCAAGCCCGAGGGCCGTGGCACGGGCCTGGGCTTGAGCATGGTGTACGGCTTCGTCAAGCAGACGGGGGGCCACGTCAAGATCTACAGCGAGGTGGGGCATGGCACGACGCTGAAGATCTACCTGCCGCGCGCCTTCCAGACCGAGGCGGAGCAGGTCGACGTTCCGACGGGACCCATCGAGGGCGGGACCGAGACCATCCTGGTGGTGGAGGACGACGTGGAGGTTCGTACCACGGCGGTGGAGATGCTCTCCGAGCTGGGCTACCGGGTGCTCAAGGCCGCGGATGGACAGAGCGCGTTGGCCATCATTCAGAGTGGAGTGTCCGTCGATCTGCTGTTCACCGACGTGGTGATGCCGGGCCCCGTGCGCAGTCCGGAACTCGCCAGGCAGGCCAAGGCGGTGCTGCCGGAGATCGAGGTGCTCTTCACGTCGGGTTACACGGAGAACGCCATCGTGCACGGCGGCCGGCTCGATCCGGGCGTCAACCTGCTGGGCAAGCCCTACCGGCGTGAGGATCTGGCGCGCAAGCTGCGGCAACTGTTGCGCAACCGCCAGCAGCGGCTCCTTCAGAAGGAGCAGCAGGCCAGCCGGCAGCGGGCGCGTGCCGAGCGCCCGCCCGAGCCTCCGAAGAAGGCGCGTCTGCGCGTGTTGCTCGTGGAGGACGACGAGGACATCCGCACCTCCGCCTATGAGTTGTTGGGCATTCTCGGGCATGACGTGCTGGCCGTGTCGAACGCCGAGGAGGCCCGGGGTGCGCTGTCCGTGGACGAGTTCGACGTGCTGTTCACGGACGTGAGCCTGCCGGGCATGTCGGGCGTGGAGCTGGCGCGCGAGGCCCTGCGCCGGCGTCCCGGGCTGCGCGTCATCATCGCCTCTGGCTATGGCAATGCCACCGAGGGGTGGGAGCAGATGAAGAACGTGGTGGTCCTGCCCAAACCCTATGCGCTGTCGCAGATCGAACGGGCGATGGAGCAGGTGGTGGCCTCCCGCTCCGAGCGCTGA
- a CDS encoding SGNH/GDSL hydrolase family protein: MENPLVRVLMCLVLLSAVPSWARESQEELVSKPRTVLLLGDSLIVTSFGESLEERLNGQPGIHAVRRAKSSTGLARPDFFDWMQVGREEVERHRPDLVVVIMGGNDGQGLTDGQGKAKAQWGAADWSAMYRQRVDDFLRVLAAPGRRVLWVELPVTGLPRFERKLGIIRAILREAVSAQGGAVHLDTRPFFTDAKGQLLKEAPVEGFRKPMRLRMEDGVHFTLAGGRYFASKVHPEVSRLLNEPVEAPPPEPAVCREPESNLSLVPLVFIQP; the protein is encoded by the coding sequence ATGGAGAACCCCCTCGTTCGTGTGCTCATGTGCCTGGTGCTCCTGTCCGCCGTCCCGTCATGGGCGCGGGAGTCCCAGGAGGAACTCGTCTCGAAGCCCCGGACGGTGCTCCTGCTCGGGGACAGCCTGATCGTCACCAGCTTCGGGGAATCGCTCGAGGAGCGCTTGAACGGGCAGCCCGGCATCCACGCGGTGCGGCGGGCGAAGTCCTCCACGGGGCTGGCGCGCCCGGACTTCTTCGACTGGATGCAGGTGGGACGCGAGGAGGTGGAGCGGCACCGGCCCGACCTCGTCGTCGTCATCATGGGAGGCAATGACGGGCAGGGGCTCACGGATGGCCAGGGCAAGGCGAAGGCCCAATGGGGCGCCGCCGATTGGAGCGCCATGTACCGCCAACGCGTCGATGACTTCCTGCGCGTGCTGGCGGCGCCGGGCCGCCGGGTGCTCTGGGTGGAGTTGCCCGTGACCGGCCTGCCTCGCTTCGAGCGCAAGCTGGGGATCATCCGCGCGATCCTGCGGGAGGCGGTTTCAGCCCAGGGTGGCGCGGTGCATCTGGACACCCGGCCGTTCTTCACCGACGCCAAGGGGCAGTTGCTGAAGGAGGCCCCGGTCGAGGGTTTTCGCAAACCCATGCGGCTGCGGATGGAGGACGGGGTCCACTTCACCCTGGCGGGGGGCCGCTACTTCGCGAGCAAGGTCCACCCAGAGGTCTCTCGGCTCCTGAACGAGCCCGTCGAGGCGCCTCCTCCCGAACCCGCGGTCTGCCGCGAGCCAGAGTCCAACCTGTCCCTGGTTCCCCTGGTGTTCATTCAGCCCTGA